One window from the genome of Diabrotica virgifera virgifera chromosome 6, PGI_DIABVI_V3a encodes:
- the LOC126886886 gene encoding uncharacterized protein LOC126886886 isoform X2, which yields MMLMSLNLHPMKKKKDMKKMNSRSKKIMVLLNENKPYTQAAQNDIQTGNNSPIFPLEVYDIYNANIAEAFSNGIIIFEEPPDVAAEEEIFSHDLTSCFNLAADNGLGAGISSDQNKENTSNQINTDVEPNTDSDYELESADSETTDDSDEDINPDKKRKRKANNKNKSEIENHGSEDCDNNNEEDGIVYKTDKNKKRKFLKDSGREYINVRGKIVTAKQISPNPCLKKQCVNNCNSFSEEDRQQIFDFFWNLKDSIKQKSYLSECVIVGEVKRRRKSKNLKQRKFTNEYFLKKEGNRKKVCKQFLINTMAITNRLLRTILANKEENKFPTPDERGHHRPYNKISDDQTHRFKEFVNALPLVPSHYCRSSSSRKYLPADF from the coding sequence atgaatagcagaagtaaaaaaataatggtcttactaaatgaaaataaaccATATACCCAAGCAGCACAAAATGATATACAGACTGGCAATAATTCCCCTATATTCCCCTTAGAGGTTTATGAcatttataatgccaacattgcagaagcttttagcaatggcattatcatctttgaggaaccaccagacgttgcagcagaagaagaaatatttagtcacgatctcacatcatgtttcaacttagcagcagataatggtttgggtgccggtataagtagtgatcaaaataaggaaaatacaagCAATCAAATCAATACGGATGTTGAACCAAATACTGACAGTGATTATGAATTAGAATCCGCCGATTCAGAAACAACTGATGATTCTGATGAGGACATAAATCCCGataagaaaagaaaaagaaaggcaaataataaaaataaaagcgaAATAGAAAACCATGGAAGTGAAGATTGTGATAATAATAATGAAGAAGATGGTATTGTTTATAAAACAGACAAGAACAAAAAACGAAAGTTTTTAAAAGATTCTGGAAGAGAATACATTAACGTCCGCGGAAAAATAGTTACTGCAAAGCAAATTAGTCCTAATCCATGTCTAAAAAAGCAATGTGTAAATAATTGTAATTCATTTTCAGAAGAAGACCGTcaacaaatatttgattttttttggaatttaaaaGACAGCATCAAGCAAAAATCATACTTAAGTGAATGTGTGATTGTCGGCGAAGTAAAGCGTAGACGTaaatcaaaaaatttgaaacaacGCAAATTTACaaatgaatattttttgaaaaaagagGGCAATAGAAAGAAAGTTTgcaaacaatttttaataaatactATGGCTATAACTAATAGGCTCTTAAGAACTATCTTAGCCaataaagaagaaaataaattccCTACTCCAGATGAAAGAGGTCATCATAGACCCTATAATAAAATCTCTGACGACCAGACACATAGATTTAAGGAATTTGTTAATGCGTTACCACTAGTACCTTCACATTATTGTAGAAGTTCAAGCTCAAGAAAATATTTACCAGCCGATTTTTAA